Genomic DNA from Candidatus Obscuribacterales bacterium:
GGAGCCAACCCCGTCGCGCCTCCTCCTTCAACCACAGTTTTTGCCTAAGGAGTGAGCAAGGAATACGATACAGTTTCAACAAAGCGGAGCACTGAGAGCGCTACATAGTGCTCAGATACCGTGACGACATGGTCAACGTGCTTCTGGCAGATCTTGAACGAAATGTCCCCAACCTCCGCAACAGCAAGGCCATCGGCCAAGGTTGGAACTGCGTTGACAACAGTGGGATGGCCCGCCTCTGTAAGGGTGAGTTTGTGGTCCGTACGGAGGGCCATCGTTAGGGAGGGACAATTT
This window encodes:
- a CDS encoding pyridoxal-phosphate dependent enzyme produces the protein IAGAGTIGLEVIQEIPDLDAIIVPVGGAGLIAGISLAVKTLRPDVLVIGVEPENCPSLTMALRTDHKLTLTEAGHPTVVNAVPTLADGLAVAEVGDISFKICQKHVDHVVTVSEHYVALSVLRFVETVSYSLLTP